A region from the Kineothrix sp. IPX-CK genome encodes:
- a CDS encoding GntR family transcriptional regulator → MAWILNADKPIYAQLVEIIQTQIISGRYKAGNRLPSVRELAAEASVNPNTMQKAFAELERNGLIVTQRTSGRTVTEDIELIKQTQAHLAEECIKNFFQMMKELGYSEKEILDLIEKTAKEGE, encoded by the coding sequence ATGGCGTGGATATTAAATGCAGATAAGCCCATTTACGCACAACTCGTTGAAATAATACAAACGCAGATTATTTCAGGCCGGTACAAAGCCGGCAATCGGCTTCCAAGCGTCAGAGAACTGGCAGCGGAAGCAAGCGTCAATCCTAATACAATGCAGAAAGCTTTTGCCGAACTGGAAAGAAATGGTTTAATTGTAACACAGAGAACGAGCGGACGCACCGTAACGGAGGACATCGAATTGATCAAGCAGACGCAGGCACACTTGGCCGAAGAATGTATTAAGAATTTTTTTCAGATGATGAAGGAACTAGGCTATTCGGAAAAAGAGATTTTGGATCTCATCGAAAAAACAGCCAAAGAGGGGGAGTAA
- a CDS encoding ABC transporter ATP-binding protein has protein sequence MEFLAEIRGLTKSYGKTLAVNNMNLMIPRGKIIGLLGPNGSGKSTLIKMMNGLLTPTAGSITINGFAPGIQTKARVAYLPERTYLQDGMRVCDIVDYFCDFYEDFNRNAAFTMLQSLNIPFGARLKTLSKGTKEKVQLILVMSRNADLYILDEPIAGVDPAARDYILKTIISNYNENASILLSTHLISDIENILDEVIFIRDGQVLSHLPVDQIREKYGRSIDSYFREVFAC, from the coding sequence ATGGAATTTTTAGCCGAAATCAGAGGATTAACCAAAAGTTACGGCAAGACGCTGGCGGTAAACAATATGAATCTCATGATACCGCGGGGGAAGATCATAGGTCTTTTGGGGCCTAACGGAAGCGGAAAGAGCACTCTTATCAAGATGATGAACGGTCTTTTGACGCCCACCGCAGGAAGCATAACGATAAACGGATTTGCTCCGGGAATCCAGACCAAGGCGAGAGTAGCCTATCTGCCGGAAAGAACTTACCTTCAGGACGGTATGAGGGTATGCGATATCGTAGATTACTTCTGCGATTTTTATGAGGATTTCAATAGAAACGCAGCATTTACCATGCTGCAATCGCTGAATATTCCCTTTGGAGCAAGGTTAAAGACCCTATCCAAGGGCACCAAGGAAAAGGTTCAGCTCATCCTTGTCATGAGCCGCAATGCGGATCTGTATATCCTGGATGAACCCATTGCGGGCGTAGATCCTGCTGCCAGAGATTATATTTTAAAGACGATCATAAGCAATTACAATGAGAATGCGAGCATACTGCTTTCCACCCATTTGATTTCCGACATCGAGAATATTCTGGATGAAGTCATTTTTATCCGCGACGGGCAGGTTCTTTCTCATTTGCCGGTAGATCAGATCAGGGAGAAATATGGCAGGTCCATAGACTCTTATTTCAGGGAGGTATTCGCATGTTAG